From the genome of Nicotiana tabacum cultivar K326 chromosome 17, ASM71507v2, whole genome shotgun sequence:
CTACCAATGGAACACCCCCAAGTTTCCTTACGCCTCCACTCACTACGCTGCGGTATTTCCCTTTATCGGAGGGACCTGAGAATTGTTATAATATCAACAGAGTGCCCCATGGCCACTATTCAGTGAGAATATTCTTTGGATTGGTTGCAGAACCAAGCTTTGATAACGAACCACTGTTTGATGTTTCTGTTGAAGGCACCTTGGTTTATTCTTTGCCATCTGGTTGGAGCAATCATGACGATGAACAAGCATTTGTTGAAACAGTTGTTTTTCTTGATGATGGTACTGCCTCTCTTTGCTTCCACAGCACGGGTCATGGAGATCCTGCTATACTTGCAATTGAAATTCTCCAAGTAGATGGCAAAGCATACTATTTTGGTCCTGACTTTGGTGAAGGGACAATCATTAGAACTGTTAAAAGACTCAGCTGTGGTGCTCAGACTTCAAGGTTTGATGTTGACTACAGTGGGGATCACTGGGGTGGAGATCGTTTCTGGGGTTCAATCACGACCTTTGGTCAGAATTCTGATCGTCCCATTTCTACCAAAAACAGTACAAAGTTAGCTTCCAAAGCACCAAACTTCTATCCAGAAGCTCTTTACCAAACCGCTCTTCTTAGTACTGACAATGAGCCAGAATTAACATACACTATGGATGTCGATCCCAATAAACGTTACTCTGTTTGGTTACACTTTGCGGAAACTGATCCTTCAGTTACAGCCGTGGGACAGAGGGTCATGGACATCTCTATCAATGGTGACACTGTATTTCAAGATGTTGACATTGTGAAGATGGCTGGGGGTGTTAACAGTGCCCTTGTGCTGAATAAAACAGTTTTAGTCAGTGGCAGGACCTTGACAATCACATTGCATCCAACAAATGGGACTCATGCCATAATTAGCGCCATTGAAATTTTTGAGATTATAATAGCTGAATCTAAAACATTACCTGACGAAGGTAAATAAGTTAAAATTTTCCACTTCACGTTTCTTGGATGCTTGTTCAGCGCTTAAAGTGGGAAAGAAAGATGTAATCTAAAGTTGTGCAAGTTTTACCGCTGGGATAGCTTTCTGGCTTTGTTATGCTATAAAAAGGGGCCAAGAGTAGTTCTTTATTCCTTTTTGACTCATGAGTTCAGCTTGTGCCATTAATATTCCACTGCTCTGATTATAGAAGTTACCTGACCTGTTATGGATACTATTTTATCTTTCTTTACTTCTGCAGTCAAGGGTTTGCAGTCGCTAAAGAATGCACTTGGACTTCCTCTTCGACTTGGATGGAACGGTGATCCATGTGTGCCCCAACAACATCCCTGGAGTGGAGCAGATTGTCAATTGGACAAAGCTAGCAATAAATGGGTCATCGATGGGCTGTACGTAATTAAGCTTGCTCTTACATACAGAAGTTTCTATCTATATGTAGGTTTTTGTAGTCAGGCATATGGTGTATATATATGGGCATATTCAAATATAACTTACCCACACCCGTGTATTTTGCTTGTGTTCTTCAATCAAGTTCCACAACTCAATCTATAGGTTTTGGTTGACAAATTTCTGGACGGCGTGGTGAATTATCTGATTAACACAATCATGAATCCACCCAAGATAAATAGCCTGCCTCCCACCCAAAGGAGAACGGAAAAAGAGGCAGGGGCAGCTTTAGATTCACTTTTCACATATAGAACCTCGCACATGTAGAGATTTTTCATCCTGTAAACATATGCTCGCACACACTCACACAAACACTCATTTTCTTTGTATTCTTTCCTCAAGTTCTACAACTCAATCTTGTTGGAATTTATTTAGAGTGATTCAAGATATAATGTGCCTGCTGTTGAAAAGGCACAATATTTTCTGAAAGATGTATCCAATTTTATAGGACATAGGACACATCTATTCATTAATTGAAGAGATGTATTCaatccttgtttgttgattaAGTGTTCTTAGTGTTCCATCTCTAATATTTTTCAACAAATCTAACATGTTTCTGGTGGTAAGCTGTTGAACGACTTGTCTTTCTCTGCTTTGTGTGTAGTTCACTAAATAACACATTCATTACACAAAGTAGGGAAAGCCAAGTTGAGTGTGTGAAAGGGAGCTGCGACAATGAGGTGGAATATTGAGATTGTGAAGAGCAAAAGCCAAGGACTAGAGGGAGGCCAGAAAGGGGGCTGTGGAAGGAGACGGTGAGAAGAATGGTGAAAGTGGCCAGAAAAGGGGAGTTGCGGCAATGAGGGGTATCTTGTGTTTTGTTGAATGTTATACCATGCTTTCATAGTGAACTGTCCACTAATCATTACTGTCACTTCATCCTGTCTTTCCTCTGAGAGTTTATTGTCACTTGTTCCAGCTATCAATTCCATTAAGCCACTCAGTTTCCAGTCTTGGCAATTACTACTAAATACTGTGTTCAAGAATTACTGTCTCTACATTGTATTATACTGGCATGAGGGTATCTCACACACGGGAATAATTCAATGAATTCCTCTTTTTGTGGGCTGCTTCCAACCCACTTATCATGCAAAACACTGATATTTTAACCAGTACCCACTTCAAAGTAGACATCTGAGCTGAACTCCTCCAACGTCCTACCCCATATGGAGATGAAGTTATCTTTGGGCACCAGTGACTCTCTATACCATATTTAGCTATGATCACCCTCCTCCAGTAAGCCTCGTTGTCAATAATACTCCCACAGCCACTTTATCTTCAAGCTTCTATTATGGATTACTAGGTTTCTCATCCCAAGACCTCCACTTTTTAGGCAAAATGAGTACCCATTACTCCATTAGATCACATGAACTGATTCTTATGGAGATGCAGATCTAATTTTCTAAATAGACCAGAAAGCCCATGTGGAGTTTGGAGGAGGATAGCAGTTGAATTCGTCAGGAATTTCTGCTTTTTTTGGGTTAGGTGATTTACTGTAATCAGGCAAAGTACAAACTACTCCACCTTTAAAAAATTACCATCCCTAGCTGTCATGTAATTTGTATTTGAGcatcaaattatttttaatctaTTACGCTCTCTATTTCATTTTATGTGacatactttcctttttagtttatCCCAAAAGGAAGGACCTTTCTATATGTTAGTAAATCTGTGTTCACAACCAGAAAAAATCATATAAGCAGAAAAATAGAACTTAGAACAGAAAATGTAGATGAAGAAGGAAATtaaatccgagcccactgaattcacagtgtttccttaaggaacttaatcccctcTTAGTACCCAAGGTTTAGGATTATTTTCTCCCACGATAAAACGGATTACCCACACtagtgtagtggtacttcaaaccccagtgtttcagcgaacgcAATAAGGCGGAGTAAATCACACATTACACTTATATTTGTTTTCGGAAAAACAGTGcaacgaaaaagaaagaaatttcagAATTTTCAATATATGAAAAATGAGGCCAAGCttctaaatttatagacaatgaAAGGGTGAGATGAAGAGATGCGATTCAAAAGGTGCCTCTACCATTTCTCATTCACACCCATTCATAAAACCAACCactatatttagaaacaatttaactttaaacttcccATTATACCATTAGTGAGACGATTTATAGCCATACAAATGTCTATGGCTAgaccataagtttcaaaagtctttctttctaaaactttatCCAGTCAAACACATCACTTAAAACAGGATGAAGGGAGTAGGTCTTTTGAAATCTAAACTTATTCATGTGATACCGATAGTTTAATAGCTTTTAGTTGTGATACTGATAGTTTTAGCTCTTTACTGTAACTTCTTACTTTTGTAATTGGCCAGTTTTAAACAAAGTTAGATGAAGTATTTGTTAGTTAAACCTTCAACTGGTACAATTCtcataattcatatattttttatctCATTTCTTGGTTCCACTATGACAGTATAATAATGTATTTTGTTATCAAGAATctgaaacaacctctctactcctcgGGGTATGGGTAAGGTCTGCCTACGCACTACcattcccagaccccacttttgGGATTTcactggttttttttttttttttttttttttgttgttatcAAGAATCTCAATCCCAACTTGTAATTTTTTCATTACAAAAATGTGTTTTGTTATCAAGATACCTTTGTTTGGTGTCCTCATTTTTCAAAATCTGCAGGGTAAGCTTGCACTGTGCTTTCATATTGTGTGGTTTTTCTTGCAAGCTTTTGTGTAATGAATGTCTTCGGAGGAGCATATTTGTCGCAGTCAAATCCTGTTATTAGAATAGTAAAATGTGGTGTCTTCGTTGCTTCAGTTCTAATGCATAGTCTCTATAAACTTGTTTGGTTTCTATTTTTCTTGAAGTGTGCGTTAACTTTGTTACTATTTTCTAGACAACATGTTCCCTCTTCTAATTTAACTGCTTCTGTGTGTAaatgttcccttttatctttgcATTCTTCAGTACAAGTTTTTGACCAAATTCGATAATCTTCTATCATCTATATTTGGCTTTTCTTGACACTGTGAATGGGTTGAGTTTCTTTTGTATGATCATTGTTAACTCCATTTCTTTTTCCAACTGTTTTACCTGCAAGGTCAGTGGCTTGGACAATCAAGGTTTAAGGGGTTTCTTACCAAATGAAATTTCTCGATTGCGTCATCTTCAGAGCATGTAAGTTAGAAACACAGCTTAGAAACACAGCTGGCAAGTGCCTTCTGTTTTCAGAATATATGTTGCCAAAGACAAATACATGTTCCCGAAACATCTTTTGGCACCGCATCCTTCTCAAATCTTCTAAAGCATCCCACTTTTCTGGATGCTCTATTCTTACATGTAGCATTGGAACGACCATTTCTAAATATGATCTCCTTTGACCATGCTTTCCTTGTGTGCTTTTACAGAAATCTAAGTGGAAACAGCATTCATGGGGCTATTCCCGTGGCATTGGGAACGATAACTAGTCTGCAGACATTGTGAGTAAAGCTTTCAGAATTCATGTGCTTTTCAGaattaatttctttttcctttctgaCAGAATAATGGATAATCAAACTTGGAATTAAGGAGTTTCTCAATTTTACCTTTTGAGTGTTAAGGCATATGACTGGTTGTCCTCTTTCAGTAATATCATAGCCCATTCTTCTTAAAGCGGTGCTGATTTTTGTGCTGCAGTATGGCCAATCATTAGAAATGAGCTTGAAGATTAGGTTCCTAGTTTTGCTAATAGGAATAAGAGATGATCTCGTTTTCTCTTTGGTAGTAATGGTTCAAGGGGAAGACTGTTGATTTTAATATTTTTGGGGATTGTGAAATAAAAGTCATATTGCTCATCCTTGTTAACTTTATTGGAGAATATATTGTAATTGTATATAATTTTTCTGATAATGACGGTATCTAGGCCAGATCGAGTAACTCTACCCACCAAGGTCTCCGCAGAATCCTGGTCTCACTACATTGACTGCTCCGCCACACCTTGGGTGCGAAAAGATCACAATATTTTTTGTGTATTAGAACAGACAGTATTACTTTTATCGAATTAAAGTGCCTCTACGATTGCTCAAGACGTCTGTTTTCAACTAGAAACGACATAAGATCATCTCATTCCATTTTTAGCAAACTAGTGAAGGATATTCCATTAGTAATGAAAAAAGGGTTGGATCTTACCTGGTGAGTGGCTGACAAAGATTTGCACTACAGGGATCTCTCATTCAATTTCTTCAATGGATCAATTCCTGAAAGCCTTGGGCAATTGACCTCATTACGGACGCTGTAAGATACTTCAGCTTTGATCAGTTGAGGACAAAAGAATGATCGATAAAGAGCACTAAATTACTGCTTTGTTACAGGAATCTCAATGGCAACTCACTCTCTGGAAGGGTTCCTGCCGCATTAGGTGGAAGGCTCTTGCACAGAGCTAGCTTCAAGTACGCTTCCTATTATCATCATATTGTTTGGCACAGTGCTTGTTCTTTGTGAAGCGTCCTTTTAAGTGTTTTCTTTTATGAATTTCTTGTAGTAGCTCATATATGCCCGTTTTGTGGTGCAAATAACTATAGTGTGCAGCATCATGATTCCTTATGCCTTAAGAACATTGCAGAGCTTAGGAGTTGCCTGACCATTTTCTAGCTGTCCTTATCATGAATATGCTGCGTGGAGTCTGGATAAGTTCCTTAGCCCAGACTATTTCTGCTAGCATGTACCAGTTTTATCCGAAGATGGCCTCGATCTAGCCTTTAAAGTATTCCTATAGCTGCAATCACCAATCATGTATTTTAGGCTGAGAAATGTAATTAAAATTTTTGTTCGTATGCTGTTACTTAAGAGGTTCACGGGCGTGTACTATGTGGTTAAATTGAAAAGCTGCAAAACTTCTGGCTTGTCGTTTCAGTAATCTATGACAAATAACTTACGATGGATGCTTCCAGTTTCACCGATAATGCAGGCATTTGTGGTATTCCGGGATTACCAACGTGTGGAACCCATCTTACGCTTGGAGCAAAAATTGGGATCGGCTTAGGGGCGTGTGCAGCTATCCTGCTTATTGCTACCTGCTTAACATGCTGGTGGAAGAGACGGCAGAACATCCTCCGAGCTCAGAGAATTGCTGGTAAGATATTCTATGCTTTTAACCCTCAATAAAGGCCACCTTCAAATACATTGCCTATGTGTTGTTTCTAATCTACATctgtaaaaaaaattgaattttgacCTGCATATAgaatccattttttcttcttctaaaataTGCTTGCTTATGGATGGATCATTCTGCGATAAAATGGCTTTTCCATTTTTATGTAGCAAGAGACGCTCCTTATGCGAAGTCAAGGACCAGTTTCAATCGAGATGTACAAATGTCAAGAAGCCATAGTCACGAACATACTCGAACAGCTGCTGAGAATGGGCCTCCTTTGCTTACCTGACTGATTAGTAAACAAGATTGCCAGATGCAATGCTACAGAAGATTGTTTTTGTGACTGGAAAGATGTGAATACTGAGCATAGAAGATAGTTCAAATGGTGTGTTAATTGATGAATTGAAGATGAAAATGCCTTTTTTGCCCTAGTAATTTTACTTTTGTTCTTGttcttaagtttttttttttttttggggtaaCAACTGTGAATATTATCATTTATAACAAAATTATTACACCTAAAGAGCACTTAATACCAcaaccaccttctaggaagggtgcAGTGGAAACTAAGCCTCTAGACAAATACTACTTACAATTATACAGTGATCCTTTGCAGAAATTCTCTACATGTATGAGCCCTTTTTGATCTACCTTTTGTATCTATTCTTTCTATAACATCTTGCTTAATCTGTCTTACTACATCCTCTATATTTACATTGACACCTTTGAACATTCTCTAGTTTCTAGCCCTCCATGTATGGTAGAACATTGATCCAAATATTGCTGCTACTATTTCTTTCTTGGTCTGCTTCCAATTCTTCCTCTTTATTCTCTCCAAAGTCTTCCTGATGTCTCCCTCCTGTATTTGAACACCAGCCCAAACTGTAACTGCTCCTCTGAGTATTGTGAACAAGCTACATGCAACAAACAAATGATTGGGTTCTTCTTCTGCTCCTGCATCACATAAACAACAGCTTCCATCTTCAACTTGGATATTCAGTTTTCGGAGCATATCCTTTGTTAATAGTCTGCCCTGTGCTCCTAACCACATAAAGAACCTGTGCTTTAGTTGTGCAATTGCACTCCATATTAAGTCTGCTATGTTCAATCTGGGCATATCTCCCAGTAGAGTTGTATAACTTCTAGTTATTGAGTATACTCCTCCAAAAGTTAGAGAATAGTGGTCTCGCTCATACCATGCCTTCATTTCATCTTTTAAGGAGTTAAGTTTCCTCCAGTACCAACTACTATCCAAAGGTGGCTTATGGTTCCAAATACTAGTATTGGTCTTCATATAGATTCCATGCACCCACTTCACCCACAAGGAGTCTTGTTTATCAATCAGTTGCCATAATAATTTTCCAACAGATGCTACATTCCAAAGTCCGCTTCCTTTCACATTTAATTCTCCATATTTCTTTGGAAAGCATATTTTTTCCCAAGACACAAGGaaaacttttttcttttcctctgaACTTCCCCATTTATATTCCCTGCAAATTTTATCAGCTTCCTTAACCACACTTTGGGTAATATGAAAACTGCCCCCCAAAAATTATAGATGGAGAATAACACtgaattgattatttgaagtcttCCTGCATAGGACAGTTGCTTGGCATATGTAGTTTTAATCCTACTTGTTATTTTTATCCACCAATTGATAGCTTTCCAATTTGCTCCATTTCTTGGATGACAGAGGCACCCCAAGGTATCTTATAGGAAATGTACCTTGTGTGAATCATGTCCTAGTTAGCAGCTACTCCTTAGTCACCTCATCAACCCTTGCTATAAAAATATTTGACTTCTTTAAGTTTGCAATCAGGCCAGATGCTTTGCTGAAGTGTGGCAATGCTTCCATGACTCTTGTTACTAAGGCAATGTTACCTTTGCAGAGGATCATAAGATCATCTGCAAAGATTAAATGAGTTAGTTTAAGTTGTTTACACATAGGATGAAACTGGAAGTTAGGTAAACCACTCATGAACTTTAAAGTTCTAGATAAGTATTCCATCACTAAAACAAATAATAGAGGAGACATGAGATCTCCTTGCCTAAGCCCCCTTCTTCCTTCAAAATATCCATGACCTTCACCATTGATCTTAATAGAAAACTTTGTTGATTTCACACAAGTCATGATCAGTTGTAGGAACTTCTCAGGGAACCCAAAGCCTTTCAGTACTTCCTCCAAGAACTTCCATTCCACCAAATCATAAGCTTTTCTCAAATCTATATTCATTAAGCATCTAGCAGAAGTTTTCCTATTGTAGTGCCTCAATAGGTCATGGCATATAAGAACATTGTGCATCATAGATCTACGTGGAATGAATGTAGCCTGGTTGTCTGCTTCTAACTGGCTAACTGCATGTGTAAGTCTGCTACATAACATCTTTGAGATGCCTTTATACACTACATTGCAACAAGAAATGGGCCTGTACTGACTTGCATATTCTGGGTCCTCCATATTTGGTATCAGTGTTATGTTTGTTGAATTCAGTTATTTCAATAACTTTCTATTATGGAAGAACTCCAATATTGCTGCAGTGATATCCTCTCCAACTATACTCCATACTGCCTTGAAAAATCCACTCCCAAAACTATCTGGTGCAGGGCTTTTACTACTGTCATTCTAAAATATTGCTTCATTGACTTCCTTAGCATTATATGGTTTTAGCAAGTCTATCTGATTCTATATGGTAAGCACTGGTCCCATTTTTATGAATCCTTCTCTTGCTTTAACTCTAGTTGGAGAGTTTTGCCCTAGTAGCTCTACATAGTAATTCACAAAATTTTTTGCAATTACATCTGGATCACTTTGCCAATCTCCCTGTTCATTTTTTAGTTGAGTAGTAGCCTGTTTCAACCTCTTGTGCTAGATTACTAAATGAAAATATTTAGTTTTATCATCTCCTAACCTTATCCAATTTGCCTTGCTTTGCTGTTGGAGGTATAGTTCTGCCAAATAGGAAGACTCCCTAAATTTCTTGTATGCTTCTCTCTCCTGTTGTTGAAATTCAGTATTCATAGGGCATGCCTGCAGCTTCTCTTGAGCTTTTTAAAGATTTTGCCTGTCTTCATCTGCTTCTCCCACTATGTTTCCGAAGTATTGAGAATTCAACTGCTTTAATCCTCTTTTCATCATTTTCAGTTTCTTGACTACCTGCAATATTTTGCATCCCTGAATTTGCACTTCCTATCCTGCTTTTACCCTCTCTAAAAAGAGTGGGTGTTGAGCCCATACATTGCAATATTGGAATGACCTCTTAGCTCTATCTTTCTCTGCTGTAAGTGAAATCTTTGCTGGACAGTGG
Proteins encoded in this window:
- the LOC107830475 gene encoding receptor-like protein 4 isoform X1 — translated: MMRFHYGFLFICFCVGLQLVCSRREPYVMRISCGARHDVHTAPTNTRWYKDFAYTGGIPTNGTPPSFLTPPLTTLRYFPLSEGPENCYNINRVPHGHYSVRIFFGLVAEPSFDNEPLFDVSVEGTLVYSLPSGWSNHDDEQAFVETVVFLDDGTASLCFHSTGHGDPAILAIEILQVDGKAYYFGPDFGEGTIIRTVKRLSCGAQTSRFDVDYSGDHWGGDRFWGSITTFGQNSDRPISTKNSTKLASKAPNFYPEALYQTALLSTDNEPELTYTMDVDPNKRYSVWLHFAETDPSVTAVGQRVMDISINGDTVFQDVDIVKMAGGVNSALVLNKTVLVSGRTLTITLHPTNGTHAIISAIEIFEIIIAESKTLPDEVKGLQSLKNALGLPLRLGWNGDPCVPQQHPWSGADCQLDKASNKWVIDGLGLDNQGLRGFLPNEISRLRHLQSINLSGNSIHGAIPVALGTITSLQTLDLSFNFFNGSIPESLGQLTSLRTLNLNGNSLSGRVPAALGGRLLHRASFNFTDNAGICGIPGLPTCGTHLTLGAKIGIGLGACAAILLIATCLTCWWKRRQNILRAQRIAARDAPYAKSRTSFNRDVQMSRSHSHEHTRTAAENGPPLLT
- the LOC107830475 gene encoding receptor-like protein 4 isoform X2, encoding MRISCGARHDVHTAPTNTRWYKDFAYTGGIPTNGTPPSFLTPPLTTLRYFPLSEGPENCYNINRVPHGHYSVRIFFGLVAEPSFDNEPLFDVSVEGTLVYSLPSGWSNHDDEQAFVETVVFLDDGTASLCFHSTGHGDPAILAIEILQVDGKAYYFGPDFGEGTIIRTVKRLSCGAQTSRFDVDYSGDHWGGDRFWGSITTFGQNSDRPISTKNSTKLASKAPNFYPEALYQTALLSTDNEPELTYTMDVDPNKRYSVWLHFAETDPSVTAVGQRVMDISINGDTVFQDVDIVKMAGGVNSALVLNKTVLVSGRTLTITLHPTNGTHAIISAIEIFEIIIAESKTLPDEVKGLQSLKNALGLPLRLGWNGDPCVPQQHPWSGADCQLDKASNKWVIDGLGLDNQGLRGFLPNEISRLRHLQSINLSGNSIHGAIPVALGTITSLQTLDLSFNFFNGSIPESLGQLTSLRTLNLNGNSLSGRVPAALGGRLLHRASFNFTDNAGICGIPGLPTCGTHLTLGAKIGIGLGACAAILLIATCLTCWWKRRQNILRAQRIAARDAPYAKSRTSFNRDVQMSRSHSHEHTRTAAENGPPLLT
- the LOC142172066 gene encoding uncharacterized protein LOC142172066, which codes for MEDPEYASQYRPISCCNVVYKGISKMLCSRLTHAVSQLEADNQATFIPRRSMMHNVLICHDLLRHYNRKTSARCLMNIDLRKAYDLVEWKFLEEVLKGFGFPEKFLQLIMTCVKSTKFSIKINGEGHGYFEGRRGLRQGDLMSPLLFVLVMEYLSRTLKFMSGLPNFQFHPMCKQLKLTHLIFADDLMILCKGNIALVTRVMEALPHFSKASGLIANLKKSNIFIARVDEVTKDFHITQSVVKEADKICREYKWGSSEEKKKVFLVSWEKICFPKKYGELNVKGSGLWNVASVGKLLWQLIDKQDSLWVKWVHGIYMKTNTSIWNHKPPLDSSWYWRKLNSLKDEMKAWYERDHYSLTFGGVYSITRSYTTLLGDMPRLNIADLIWSAIAQLKHRFFMWLGAQGRLLTKDMLRKLNIQVEDGSCCLCDAGAEEEPNHLFVACSLFTILRGAVTVWAGVQIQEGDIRKTLERIKRKNWKQTKKEIVAAIFGSMFYHTWRARN